Part of the Candidatus Aminicenantes bacterium genome, GCGAGACCCGCACCCGCGAGAAGCGGCAACTGCTCAAGGCCAACCTGGGTTACTGGCAGAAGCAGGTACAGCGTTTCGAGCGCTTGAAGCAAAACCAGTCCATTTCCGGCGAGCAGCTGGAAAAATCGCGCTTGCAGCAGAAGGACGCGCAGACTTCGCTCTTTGAGCTGGACAAATCCCTTGAAGCGCTGCAGATCCAGAAAGCGCACATCGCCAACAAGCGCCAAGCGCTGGACCTGGCCGAACGGGACTTGCTGCTGCGCGCTCCTGCTTCCGGAGTGGTGCTGGAGACCTTTATCAGCCCTGGAGAGGCAGTATTCCCGGGCGTGGCCCTAGCGGATATTTTGGACCTGTCCAGCCTGTTCGTTGACGTGTTCATCGAGGAGAAGGAAATCGCCGCGCTGAAACTCGGCCAGCAGGCCAGGATCATTGTCGATGGCATGGAGGAACGCTCTTTTTCCGGCCGGATCTCCACCTTCGGCAGGAAGGCCGAGTTTTCTCCCAAGTACATCGTCGCCGAAAAAGAACGCCAAGCCCTGCTGTACCAGGTGAAGGTCCGGCTCGACCACGATCTGGATGTCTTCAAGATCGGCATGCCGGTCACCGTCATATTCCGCAAGTAGGGACAGGCGATGATCCGCCTGGAGCACGTTTCTAAATCATTTGCCGCCATCAAGGCCGTGGACAATGTCACCCTGGCCGTTAAAAAAGCGGCCATCACCATTCTGACCGGGGCTGACGGCGCCGGCAAATCGACCCTTTTCAAGATGCTGGTTGGACTGGTCAAAAAGGATTCCGGGGCGATATTACTGAACGGAGAAGATATTGGCAGCGACTATTCCCGGATCACCTCGATCTGCGGCTTCATGCCCGAAAGGTTTTCTCTCTACACCGACCTGAGCGTGGAGGAGAATCTGAACTTTTTCGCCGCCGTCCAGCAGGTGCCGTTGCCAAGGCGCGAAGAGCTCAAGAAACGCCTGCTGGAAAGGACCGGCATGAGCCCTTTTCGCAAGCGTCGCGCCGGCGCCCTTTCCGGCGGCATGAAGCAAAAGCTGGCCCTGTCGACGATCCTGCTCTCCTCGCCGGAGCTGATCATCCTGGACGAACCGACCACCGGTGTCGATCCCCTGTCGCGCATTGAATTCTTCGCCATCATCGAAGCCCTGAAAAATGAGGGCAAGACGATCGTCATGTCGACCCCGTACCTCGATGAAGCCGAAAAGGGGGACAACATCGTGTTCATCAAGAACGGCCGGGTGATGCGCCAGGATTCGATCGCCGGCTTGCGGGATTCTTTCCCGGCGCGCCTGTTCCGCATCCTGCCGCGCGACAATATTTTTGAAGTGATGGCGCGCATCTCCGCCATACCCGGCCTTGAAGGCCAGGTACATATGCGCGGCAAATTCATCCGCTACATGCAGGCCGGCTCCGAAAACTTGGGCCGCCAGATCCCGCATCTTGAAATAGTGGAGGAAAAACCGACCCTGGAAGACATGTACATTTATTATGAGAGGCGGCAATGAGCGCGCCCGTTCCGGCCATTACCGTAAGTGATCTGTCCAAAAACTTCGGCCATTTCCAGGCCGTTAAGGGAATTTCCTTTACCGTGGCTCCGGGGGAAATCGTCGGTTTCCTGGGGCCCAACGGCGCCGGCAAAACGACCACCATCAAGATGATCACCGGTCTGCTGAAAATCACCTCCGGAACGGTCTTGATCGGCGGCCTGGACAACCGGAAGCATCTTGCCGCCATAAAGAAAAAACTGGGTTACATGTCGCAAAAATTCTCGCTCTACCCGCTTTTAACGGCTATGGAGAACATCGAATTCTTCGGCGGCATATCCGGCCTGGCGCCCGCTGAACTGAGACTGCATATGGCCCGGATGGACGAGCAGGTCGCCTCTGCTATCCTGAGGCAGAGGATCCAGGATGTTCCGCCCGGCATCCGCCAGAAGGTGGCCTTGTTCGTCTGCCTGATGTCCGAACCGGAGATCATCCTGCTCGACGAGCCGACCTCGGGGGTCGATCCCGAAGCGCGCCGGCTTTTCTGGAACGAGTTATACGGGCTAAAAAAGCGTGGCAAGACCCTGCTGGTTTCCACCCACAACCTGGACGAGGCCGAATACTGCGACCGCATCATCATTATCCACAACGGCGAGATTGTTGCCTGCGGCGAACCGGACGAACTGCTGCGGCAGAAGGGAAAAGTGAATATCGAAGAGCTCTTTAAGGATGCCATCCAAGAACATGGGCAGAATTAAGGCGATCATTTTCAAGGAATTCTTTCATATCATGCGCGATCCGCGCAGCCTGACCATGGTTTTCTTGATCCCGCTGGTCATGATCTTCATCCTCGGCTACTCGGTCTCGTACGACCTGAACCGCATCGACGCCGCAGTCATCGACCTTTCCCAGAGCCGGCTGTCCAAGCAACTGGTCCAGGCCTTTACCGCCAATCGTGTCTTTGTTATCCGCACTCGCGGCACTGATGGCCAAAACACCTTATCCCTGGCCGCTGCCGAGAAAATACTGCGCCAGCAAGGAATCAAGGAGATCATCGTCATCCCCGCCGATCTCTCCCGCTGCCTGGCTGAAAAAAAGCAGTGCTCCATCGGCCTGATCATCGACGGCAGCGATGTCAATATTGCCAACCTGGTCTACCAGTACGATGAAAGAATCATCCTGGAATTCATCGCCACCATGAAAGGCGCCGGGCAGCTGCTCAAGATCAACACCAAGATCTTCTTCAATCCCGAAGCCAGGAGCCAGTTTTTCTTCATCCCCGGGCTCGTCGCCGTCATTCTGTTGATGATTTCGGCCATGCTCACCTCGTTGAGCGTTGCCAAGGAGAGGGAAACAGGCTCCATTGCCCTGCTTTTCATCTCACCGCTGAAATCTCGGGAGATCATCATCGGCAAGACCATTCCCTACATTATTGTCTCCCTGCTTGACGGCGTGGTCATCCTGCTCTTTGCCCGCTTCTGGTTCGGTATTCCCCTGCGTGGCAGCCTGGCGGTCCTGCTGATCTTCGCCCTGCTCTACATCGTCTCCGGCCTTGCTTTGGGCATCCTGATCTCGGCATCGGCGCCGACTCAACGGACAGCCATGCTGGCTACGCTGCTGATAACCATGCTGCCGTCGTTTCTCCTTTCCGGCTTCATTTTTCCCCTCGATTCACTCAGCCCGGTTTTGCGGGCGATATCCTACATCATCCCCGCCACTTACTTTCTGCGCATCATCCGCGGCGTGATCCTCAAAGGAGCGGAATTGAAGCATTTCCTTTTTGAAGGCGGCATGCTAATAGTGCTCAGCATGGTCCTGCTGGCTGCAGCCACTAAGAAATTCAACCGGCAAAGGAAGGCTGCGCAATGAAACTGTTTTATCTGGTCAAGAAAGAACTGATCGAGATCGTCCGCCAAAAAGAGCTGCTGATATTGATGTTCATCAGTCCGGTCATCCAGATCATCATCCTCGGCTACGTGATTTCCACCGATATCCGCCATGTGCCGGTAGGCATCGTCGATCTTGCCAAGGGGCAAGCGGCCGGGCAGATCATCCAGCGCGTACGCCAGACACCGCTTTTCCGCGTGCGTGCCCTGAACGACCGCAGCGAGGACTATCTCTACCTGCTAAAAAAAGGTGAAGTCAAGACCGTCCTGATCTTTCGCGACGCACTGGACAAGAAGCGCAGCATCCTGAAATACCCCGAAGTGCAGATCCTCATGGACGGCATGGACTCCAACACCTCGATGATCGCCGCCGGATATTTCAACGGCATCATCAAGAACTACATCCTCAATGACATGGAAAAGCGGGGCCAAGGACTGCCCCTGAGCGGCCAGGCCATTTTCCGCTTCAACCCGCAGCTGCGCAGCATCAATTACATGGGCCCGGGCATCGTCGGTTTCCTGCTGACCATCATCACCATGTTCCTGACTTCCGCCTCGATGGTCAGGGAAAAGGAACAGCAAACCTTGGATACCCTCCTCATCTCGCCGCTGAGCACCCTGGAAATCTATATCGGCAAAGCC contains:
- a CDS encoding ABC transporter permease; translated protein: MGRIKAIIFKEFFHIMRDPRSLTMVFLIPLVMIFILGYSVSYDLNRIDAAVIDLSQSRLSKQLVQAFTANRVFVIRTRGTDGQNTLSLAAAEKILRQQGIKEIIVIPADLSRCLAEKKQCSIGLIIDGSDVNIANLVYQYDERIILEFIATMKGAGQLLKINTKIFFNPEARSQFFFIPGLVAVILLMISAMLTSLSVAKERETGSIALLFISPLKSREIIIGKTIPYIIVSLLDGVVILLFARFWFGIPLRGSLAVLLIFALLYIVSGLALGILISASAPTQRTAMLATLLITMLPSFLLSGFIFPLDSLSPVLRAISYIIPATYFLRIIRGVILKGAELKHFLFEGGMLIVLSMVLLAAATKKFNRQRKAAQ
- a CDS encoding ABC transporter ATP-binding protein, giving the protein MSAPVPAITVSDLSKNFGHFQAVKGISFTVAPGEIVGFLGPNGAGKTTTIKMITGLLKITSGTVLIGGLDNRKHLAAIKKKLGYMSQKFSLYPLLTAMENIEFFGGISGLAPAELRLHMARMDEQVASAILRQRIQDVPPGIRQKVALFVCLMSEPEIILLDEPTSGVDPEARRLFWNELYGLKKRGKTLLVSTHNLDEAEYCDRIIIIHNGEIVACGEPDELLRQKGKVNIEELFKDAIQEHGQN
- a CDS encoding efflux RND transporter periplasmic adaptor subunit, whose amino-acid sequence is MKKTATLLLLLLFFYSCGKNDREIRAPGVVDGEIASIKALAAGTLDRLLIQEGQAVNKGELIAELNRDKVRNSLEELSLSEREIVNSETRTREKRQLLKANLGYWQKQVQRFERLKQNQSISGEQLEKSRLQQKDAQTSLFELDKSLEALQIQKAHIANKRQALDLAERDLLLRAPASGVVLETFISPGEAVFPGVALADILDLSSLFVDVFIEEKEIAALKLGQQARIIVDGMEERSFSGRISTFGRKAEFSPKYIVAEKERQALLYQVKVRLDHDLDVFKIGMPVTVIFRK
- a CDS encoding ABC transporter ATP-binding protein — its product is MIRLEHVSKSFAAIKAVDNVTLAVKKAAITILTGADGAGKSTLFKMLVGLVKKDSGAILLNGEDIGSDYSRITSICGFMPERFSLYTDLSVEENLNFFAAVQQVPLPRREELKKRLLERTGMSPFRKRRAGALSGGMKQKLALSTILLSSPELIILDEPTTGVDPLSRIEFFAIIEALKNEGKTIVMSTPYLDEAEKGDNIVFIKNGRVMRQDSIAGLRDSFPARLFRILPRDNIFEVMARISAIPGLEGQVHMRGKFIRYMQAGSENLGRQIPHLEIVEEKPTLEDMYIYYERRQ
- a CDS encoding ABC transporter permease — protein: MKLFYLVKKELIEIVRQKELLILMFISPVIQIIILGYVISTDIRHVPVGIVDLAKGQAAGQIIQRVRQTPLFRVRALNDRSEDYLYLLKKGEVKTVLIFRDALDKKRSILKYPEVQILMDGMDSNTSMIAAGYFNGIIKNYILNDMEKRGQGLPLSGQAIFRFNPQLRSINYMGPGIVGFLLTIITMFLTSASMVREKEQQTLDTLLISPLSTLEIYIGKALPAALIGLIDMVIGLVVVVLWFGIPFRGNLFYLFLASLVYLAAILSYALLISVLSATTQQAMFFAWFSLMIFLLMSGFFTPVDNIPPLLRILADINPLRYLIKIIREIFLKGNSIAFFWKDLLILSGIALTLMSISLLNFKRFISK